In Streptococcus dysgalactiae subsp. dysgalactiae, the following are encoded in one genomic region:
- the pbp3 gene encoding D-alanyl-D-alanine carboxypeptidase PBP3, with protein MIKRLFFLLLITLAFRATPINSDDFSVAAKHAIAVEVDSGKILYEKEADKAVPVASITKLLTTYLVYKEIANGKLEWGSSVTISNYPYELTTNYSISNVPLDARKYTVKELLKALIVTNANSPAIALAEKMGGTEPKFVDKMSQQLKEWGISDAKLVNATGLTNHFLGKNKYPKTEDEDENLFSARDLAIIARHLLTEFPEVLKITSKPSANFAGQTIYSYNYMLKDMPYYRDGVDGLFVGYSEKGGASFVATSVENRMRIITVVLNADQAQEDEFAVFSATNQLLQYLLTNFQKVQVFNKSKSGQIKAFPILDSPNKTVPLVAEKNLSLIKPANSKIKKSLHITKDSSIISAPIKKGQVLAKATLQDQHLIGKGYLGEAPSVNLVAQKDTPRSSFLRVWWNHFVRYVNNSL; from the coding sequence ATGATAAAACGATTGTTTTTTTTACTACTCATAACTCTAGCTTTTAGAGCTACTCCTATCAACAGCGACGATTTTTCAGTAGCTGCTAAACATGCTATTGCTGTGGAAGTTGATAGCGGCAAAATTTTATATGAAAAAGAGGCTGATAAAGCTGTTCCTGTGGCATCAATCACCAAGCTGTTAACGACCTATTTGGTTTATAAAGAGATTGCCAATGGTAAATTAGAGTGGGGAAGTTCCGTAACGATTTCTAATTACCCATATGAATTGACCACAAATTACAGCATTAGCAATGTTCCTCTCGATGCACGAAAATATACCGTCAAAGAATTGCTAAAAGCTTTAATCGTGACGAATGCCAATAGTCCTGCTATCGCCTTAGCCGAAAAAATGGGAGGTACTGAACCAAAATTTGTCGACAAGATGTCACAACAATTGAAAGAGTGGGGAATTTCTGATGCTAAACTAGTCAATGCAACCGGTCTGACCAATCACTTTTTAGGAAAAAATAAGTACCCTAAAACAGAAGATGAGGATGAAAACCTCTTTAGTGCTAGAGATTTAGCCATTATCGCTAGACACCTTCTTACAGAATTCCCAGAAGTCTTAAAAATAACCAGCAAGCCATCTGCTAATTTCGCAGGGCAAACCATTTATAGCTACAACTATATGCTCAAAGACATGCCTTACTATCGCGATGGGGTTGATGGACTCTTTGTTGGTTATTCCGAAAAAGGTGGTGCTTCTTTTGTAGCAACTAGCGTGGAAAATCGCATGCGGATTATTACTGTTGTCTTAAACGCTGATCAAGCTCAAGAAGATGAGTTTGCTGTTTTTAGCGCAACTAACCAATTACTCCAATACCTTTTAACCAACTTCCAAAAAGTTCAGGTCTTTAATAAATCAAAAAGTGGTCAAATCAAAGCTTTTCCTATCTTAGATAGCCCTAATAAAACTGTTCCCTTGGTAGCAGAAAAAAACTTATCACTCATTAAACCCGCTAATAGCAAAATCAAAAAGTCACTTCATATCACTAAAGACTCTTCAATCATCAGCGCTCCTATTAAAAAAGGACAAGTCTTAGCAAAAGCTACTCTTCAGGACCAACACCTTATCGGAAAAGGCTATCTGGGTGAAGCACCCTCTGTTAATCTTGTTGCTCAAAAGGACACTCCTCGAAGCTCCTTTTTAAGAGTTTGGTGGAATCATTTTGTCCGTTATGTCAATAATTCCCTATAA
- the sufU gene encoding Fe-S cluster assembly sulfur transfer protein SufU, with amino-acid sequence MALSKLNHLYMAVVADHSKHPHHYGQLEGVEAVQLNNPTCGDVISLTVTFNDDKIEDIAFAGNGCTISTASSSMMTDAVIGKSKSEALALADIFSEMVQGKEDHSQKELGEAVLLAGVAKFPQRIKCSTLAWNALKEAIQRSDVEKISDKNIKEEKDV; translated from the coding sequence ATGGCACTCTCTAAATTGAACCACCTTTATATGGCTGTTGTAGCGGACCATTCTAAACACCCGCATCACTATGGTCAACTAGAGGGCGTGGAGGCTGTTCAACTGAATAATCCTACTTGTGGGGATGTGATTTCTTTAACGGTTACCTTTAACGATGATAAGATTGAAGATATTGCTTTTGCAGGGAATGGATGCACCATTTCAACGGCATCGTCAAGCATGATGACCGATGCTGTTATTGGTAAAAGTAAGTCCGAAGCTCTAGCTCTAGCCGATATCTTTTCAGAGATGGTTCAGGGGAAAGAAGATCACTCTCAAAAAGAGTTAGGAGAAGCAGTATTATTGGCAGGAGTTGCGAAATTTCCACAGCGAATCAAATGTTCAACCCTAGCTTGGAATGCGCTCAAAGAAGCTATTCAGCGTAGTGATGTCGAAAAAATCAGTGATAAAAATATAAAGGAAGAGAAAGATGTCTGA
- a CDS encoding ABC transporter permease, with protein MKKYILNRILRSLVSVVLVTALTYTIVYTLVPVGLIFKQDPNYNKMTTTPDKKAAYESLTFQRMGYINYFSSKELKDHASKVDSSVTTEATSANKVIYEKYIDTLGNGWQLKRFPVSKKFYATRQIPIYERVWNFFSNLVVIDHPWKIQDKDNPNLARYVRLENDKSIGWSLVGSGTQHKYLVYVNGKFPFLHQNLVTLNLGTSYPTYSNIPVLQVISQGQGRTALQDITFPTGVTKKSSVDIYSRTYKNPKSMDDITKANYGKGDSYTKTINNYVDPSMIHNSFVIGFFGVLIAYVIGLPLGLFMARFKNTYFDRFSTATMTFMLALPSIAIIYVVRFLGSMVGLPDSFPMLGASSPKSYVLPALILGILSIPSTVIWFRRYLVDLQASDWVRFARSKGLSESEIYKDHLFKNAMVPIVSGIPASIILAIGGATLTETVFAFPGMGKMLIDSIKSANNSMIVGLTFIFTVLSIVSLLLGDIAMTIVDPRIKLSTKKGGK; from the coding sequence ATGAAAAAATACATCTTAAACCGTATCTTACGATCATTAGTATCGGTTGTTCTGGTAACGGCTTTAACATACACCATCGTATATACCCTCGTCCCTGTCGGTCTTATCTTTAAGCAAGACCCTAACTACAATAAGATGACGACGACGCCAGATAAAAAGGCTGCTTACGAAAGTTTAACCTTCCAACGTATGGGTTATATTAATTACTTTTCAAGTAAAGAGTTAAAAGATCATGCTTCTAAAGTAGATAGTAGTGTAACGACTGAAGCGACTAGTGCTAACAAAGTTATTTATGAGAAATATATTGATACCCTCGGTAATGGCTGGCAGCTAAAACGTTTCCCGGTTAGCAAAAAATTCTATGCTACTCGTCAGATTCCTATTTACGAACGTGTTTGGAACTTTTTCTCAAACTTAGTTGTTATCGACCATCCTTGGAAGATTCAAGACAAGGATAACCCTAACCTAGCTAGATATGTTCGCCTTGAAAATGATAAATCTATTGGCTGGTCCCTTGTTGGGTCAGGAACACAACACAAATACCTTGTCTATGTCAATGGTAAGTTCCCTTTCCTTCATCAAAACCTTGTCACACTAAACTTAGGAACATCTTATCCAACTTATAGTAACATTCCTGTTCTGCAGGTTATTTCCCAAGGTCAAGGACGAACAGCACTTCAAGATATCACTTTCCCAACAGGTGTGACTAAAAAATCATCGGTAGATATTTATAGTCGTACTTATAAAAACCCAAAATCAATGGATGATATTACCAAAGCAAACTATGGTAAAGGTGATTCTTATACTAAGACCATTAATAACTATGTTGACCCATCAATGATTCACAATTCCTTTGTTATTGGGTTCTTTGGTGTCCTAATTGCTTATGTTATTGGACTACCTCTCGGTCTATTTATGGCACGCTTCAAAAATACTTACTTTGATCGCTTTTCAACAGCAACCATGACCTTCATGCTTGCCTTACCAAGTATTGCTATTATCTATGTGGTCCGTTTCTTAGGAAGTATGGTTGGTTTGCCAGATAGTTTCCCTATGCTAGGAGCGTCTAGCCCTAAATCTTACGTATTACCAGCTCTTATTTTGGGAATTTTAAGTATCCCAAGTACAGTTATCTGGTTCCGTCGTTACCTTGTTGACCTTCAGGCTAGTGATTGGGTACGGTTTGCTCGGTCAAAAGGGTTATCAGAATCTGAAATTTATAAAGACCACCTTTTCAAAAATGCTATGGTTCCTATTGTATCAGGTATTCCGGCAAGTATTATTCTTGCGATTGGTGGAGCAACATTAACAGAGACGGTTTTTGCCTTCCCAGGTATGGGGAAAATGTTGATTGATTCTATCAAATCAGCTAACAACTCTATGATTGTTGGGCTAACCTTTATTTTCACTGTCTTGTCAATTGTATCTCTACTGTTAGGAGATATTGCTATGACAATTGTCGATCCACGTATTAAATTGTCAACTAAAAAAGGAGGTAAGTAA
- the sufB gene encoding Fe-S cluster assembly protein SufB, whose product MSDINEKVEAQPIDLGDYQFGFHDDVEPIYSTGKGLSEAVVRELSAAKNEPEWMLEFRLKSLETFNKMPMQTWGADLSDINFDDIIYYQKASDKPARSWDDVPDKIKETFERIGIPEAERAYLAGASAQYESEVVYHNMKDEFEKLGIIFTDTDSALKEYPDLFKQYFAKLVPPTDNKLAALNSAVWSGGTFIYVPKGVKVDIPLQTYFRINNENTGQFERTLIIVDKGASVHYVEGCTAPTYSSNSLHAAIVEIFALDGAYMRYTTIQNWSDNVYNLVTKRARALADATVEWIDGNLGAKTTMKYPSVYLDGPGARGTMLSIAFANAGQHQDTGAKMIHNAPHTSSSIVSKSIAKGGGKVDYRGQVTFNKQSKKSVSHIECDTILMDDISKSDTIPFNEIHNSQVALEHEAKVSKISEEQLYYLMSRGLSESEATEMIVMGFVEPFTKELPMEYAVELNRLISYEMEGSVG is encoded by the coding sequence ATGTCTGATATAAATGAAAAAGTAGAAGCGCAGCCAATTGATCTAGGGGACTACCAATTTGGATTTCACGATGATGTTGAGCCTATTTATTCTACAGGAAAAGGTTTGAGTGAAGCAGTTGTCCGTGAGCTATCAGCTGCTAAAAATGAACCCGAATGGATGTTGGAATTTCGCTTAAAATCACTAGAAACCTTTAATAAAATGCCAATGCAAACATGGGGAGCAGATTTGTCAGATATTAATTTTGATGACATTATTTACTACCAAAAAGCATCTGATAAACCAGCTCGCTCATGGGATGATGTTCCTGATAAAATCAAAGAAACGTTCGAACGTATTGGTATTCCAGAAGCAGAGCGTGCCTATCTTGCAGGAGCATCTGCCCAATACGAATCTGAAGTGGTTTACCACAACATGAAGGATGAATTTGAAAAACTGGGGATTATCTTCACAGATACGGATTCTGCCCTTAAAGAATACCCGGATTTGTTTAAACAATACTTTGCCAAACTGGTTCCACCAACAGATAACAAATTAGCAGCCCTTAACTCAGCCGTTTGGTCTGGAGGAACCTTTATTTACGTTCCTAAAGGGGTTAAAGTTGATATTCCTTTACAGACCTATTTTCGTATTAACAATGAAAACACAGGCCAGTTTGAACGAACCTTAATCATTGTTGATAAAGGGGCAAGTGTTCACTATGTCGAAGGCTGTACGGCGCCAACCTATTCTAGTAATAGTTTGCATGCGGCCATTGTGGAAATTTTTGCTCTTGATGGCGCTTATATGCGTTACACCACGATTCAAAACTGGTCAGACAATGTTTATAATCTTGTGACCAAACGCGCGCGTGCTCTGGCAGATGCCACGGTTGAATGGATTGATGGTAACCTAGGTGCCAAAACTACCATGAAATACCCATCTGTCTACCTTGATGGACCTGGAGCGCGTGGGACGATGCTATCAATCGCCTTTGCTAATGCCGGGCAGCATCAAGATACTGGGGCTAAGATGATTCATAACGCTCCGCATACATCTTCATCAATTGTGTCAAAATCAATTGCTAAAGGTGGAGGCAAAGTGGACTATCGTGGTCAGGTGACCTTTAATAAACAATCCAAAAAATCAGTCTCTCATATTGAGTGTGACACGATTTTGATGGATGACATTTCCAAATCAGATACCATTCCATTCAATGAAATTCATAATTCACAAGTGGCCTTAGAGCACGAAGCTAAAGTGTCTAAGATTTCTGAAGAGCAACTGTATTATCTGATGAGTCGTGGCTTATCAGAAAGTGAAGCAACAGAGATGATCGTGATGGGATTCGTAGAACCCTTTACCAAAGAATTACCAATGGAATACGCAGTTGAGTTAAATCGTCTCATTTCTTATGAAATGGAAGGTTCAGTTGGTTAA
- a CDS encoding D-alanyl-D-alanine carboxypeptidase family protein encodes MIKRIGLVIFTVMCFLIMPVSHAEDIMDITRQAGYTISEVNRPKASIVVDANTSDILWQDNIDIPRDPASMSKMFTLYVLFEELAKGKITMDTTVTATETDQAIAKIYEISNNNIVAGVAYPIRDLITMTAVPSSNAATVMIANYLSNNDASAFIDRINATAKKLGMTNTHFSNASGAAAQAFQGYYNPTKYDLSAANITTARDLAKLLYAFLKKYPQIIDFTNQSVVHTMVGTPYEEEFHTYNYSLPNNQFGMEGVDGLKTGSSPSAAFNAMVTAKRGNTRLITIVMGVGDWSDQNGEFYRHPFVNALTEKGFSDSKSLTKAARKKLEKLVSQKKKENLPKQHRTKPAKNYSTLEKVEQFINHNHTFFLICLGIFMVVILLLAIIAYTMGRQ; translated from the coding sequence TTGATCAAAAGAATTGGATTAGTTATATTTACCGTGATGTGTTTTTTAATAATGCCTGTCAGTCACGCGGAAGATATCATGGATATTACAAGGCAAGCAGGTTATACCATTAGTGAGGTTAATCGTCCCAAAGCTTCTATTGTTGTCGATGCAAATACTTCTGATATTCTTTGGCAAGATAACATTGATATTCCTAGAGATCCTGCCAGCATGTCTAAAATGTTTACTCTTTATGTCTTATTCGAAGAACTTGCTAAAGGGAAAATTACCATGGACACAACGGTAACAGCTACTGAAACTGATCAAGCCATTGCCAAAATTTATGAAATTAGCAATAATAATATCGTTGCTGGAGTAGCCTATCCTATCCGTGACCTCATTACCATGACTGCTGTTCCTTCTTCGAATGCTGCAACTGTGATGATCGCCAACTACCTATCAAATAACGATGCTTCTGCTTTTATTGACCGTATCAATGCTACCGCTAAAAAACTGGGCATGACCAATACGCATTTTTCAAACGCGAGTGGGGCTGCAGCTCAAGCTTTTCAGGGTTACTATAATCCAACTAAATATGACTTGTCAGCTGCTAATATCACAACTGCACGTGATTTAGCAAAATTACTATATGCCTTTTTAAAGAAATACCCACAAATCATTGACTTTACCAATCAATCTGTAGTGCATACGATGGTAGGAACGCCTTACGAGGAAGAATTTCACACCTATAACTATTCACTCCCTAATAATCAATTTGGCATGGAAGGTGTTGATGGTTTAAAAACAGGGTCTAGTCCTAGTGCTGCTTTCAATGCTATGGTAACAGCTAAGCGAGGTAATACTCGGCTCATTACCATTGTTATGGGAGTAGGGGACTGGTCGGATCAAAATGGAGAGTTTTATCGTCATCCTTTTGTGAATGCTTTAACTGAAAAAGGCTTTAGCGACAGTAAATCTCTGACTAAAGCCGCTCGCAAGAAATTGGAAAAATTAGTATCGCAAAAAAAGAAAGAGAATCTACCCAAACAACATCGGACTAAACCAGCTAAAAACTATTCGACTCTAGAAAAGGTCGAACAGTTTATCAATCACAACCACACTTTCTTCCTCATTTGCTTAGGAATCTTTATGGTTGTTATCCTCTTACTCGCTATCATCGCCTATACAATGGGACGTCAATAA
- a CDS encoding peptide ABC transporter substrate-binding protein, whose product MKKSRWLATLGVAVLSVSVLAACGGKNASGGSDATKAYKYVFVNDPKSLDYILTNGGGTTDVATQMVDGLLENDEYGNLVPSLAKDWKVSKDGLTYTYTLRDGVSWYTADGEEYAPVTAEDFVTGLKHAVDAKSEALYVVEDSIKNLKAYQNGEVDFKEVGIKALDEKTVQYTLNKPESYWNSKTTYSVLFPVNAKFLKSKGKDFGTTDPSSILVNGAYFLSAFTSKSSMEFHKNENYWDAKNVGLESVKLTYSDGSDPGSFYKNFDKGEFSVARLYPNDPTYKSAKKNYADNITYGMQDGYIRHLSWNLNRTSFNNTKKDAAQQEDGKKALNNKDFRQAIQFGFDRGSFQAQTVGEDAKTKALRNMLVPPTFVTIGKNDFGSEVEKEIAKLGDEWKNINLADAQDGLYNPEKAKVEFAKAKEALTAEGVTFPVQLDYPVDQANAATVQEAQSFKQSVEASLGKENVVVNVLETETSTHESQGFYAKTPEQQDYDIIASWWGPDYQDPRTYLDIMSPVDGGSVIQKLGVKAGESKDIVAAAGLDTYQTLLDEAAAITDDNDARYTAYAKAQAYLLDDAVDIPVVSTGGSPRVSKVVPFSGAFAWAGAKGSLSYKGMKLQDKPVTTKQYEKAKEKWLKAKAKSNADYAEKLADHVEK is encoded by the coding sequence ATGAAGAAAAGTAGATGGTTAGCAACTTTAGGTGTTGCTGTATTATCAGTATCCGTTTTAGCAGCCTGTGGTGGCAAAAATGCCTCAGGCGGTTCAGATGCAACTAAAGCTTACAAATATGTGTTTGTTAACGATCCAAAATCGTTGGATTACATTTTAACAAATGGTGGCGGAACAACTGATGTGGCAACGCAAATGGTAGATGGTCTTTTGGAAAATGACGAGTATGGTAACTTGGTACCATCGCTTGCTAAAGATTGGAAAGTTTCAAAAGATGGCCTAACCTATACTTATACTCTTCGTGATGGTGTTTCTTGGTACACGGCTGATGGTGAAGAATACGCACCTGTAACAGCAGAAGACTTTGTAACTGGTCTAAAACATGCGGTTGATGCTAAATCTGAAGCTTTATATGTTGTTGAAGATTCCATCAAAAATTTGAAAGCTTACCAAAATGGTGAGGTTGATTTCAAAGAAGTCGGTATTAAAGCGCTTGATGAAAAAACGGTTCAATACACTTTAAACAAACCTGAAAGTTACTGGAATTCGAAAACAACATATAGTGTACTTTTCCCAGTTAATGCGAAATTCTTGAAGTCAAAAGGTAAAGATTTTGGAACAACTGACCCATCATCAATCCTTGTTAACGGAGCTTATTTCTTAAGTGCCTTCACTTCAAAATCATCCATGGAATTTCATAAAAATGAAAATTACTGGGATGCTAAGAATGTTGGACTAGAATCTGTTAAATTGACTTACTCAGACGGTTCAGACCCAGGTTCTTTCTACAAGAACTTTGACAAGGGTGAGTTCAGTGTTGCACGACTTTACCCAAATGATCCAACTTATAAATCAGCTAAGAAAAATTACGCTGATAACATTACTTACGGTATGCAAGACGGTTATATTCGTCACTTATCTTGGAATTTAAATCGTACATCATTTAACAATACTAAAAAAGATGCAGCTCAACAGGAGGATGGCAAAAAAGCCCTTAATAACAAAGACTTCCGTCAAGCTATCCAATTTGGATTTGATCGTGGTTCGTTCCAAGCTCAGACAGTCGGTGAAGATGCTAAAACAAAAGCTCTACGTAATATGCTAGTTCCACCAACATTTGTGACTATTGGAAAAAATGACTTTGGTTCAGAAGTTGAAAAGGAAATTGCAAAACTTGGCGATGAATGGAAAAACATCAACTTAGCTGACGCTCAAGATGGTCTCTACAATCCAGAAAAGGCTAAAGTTGAGTTTGCTAAAGCCAAAGAAGCTCTGACAGCTGAAGGAGTAACCTTCCCGGTTCAATTAGATTATCCTGTTGACCAAGCAAACGCAGCAACTGTTCAAGAGGCACAATCCTTTAAACAATCTGTCGAAGCATCACTTGGTAAAGAAAACGTTGTTGTTAACGTTCTTGAAACAGAGACCTCTACTCATGAGTCTCAAGGTTTCTACGCGAAAACACCAGAGCAGCAAGACTATGATATTATTGCATCGTGGTGGGGACCAGACTACCAAGATCCACGTACCTACCTTGATATTATGAGTCCAGTAGATGGTGGATCTGTTATCCAAAAACTGGGAGTTAAAGCAGGTGAAAGCAAGGATATTGTAGCAGCTGCAGGTCTTGATACCTACCAAACTCTTCTTGATGAAGCAGCAGCAATTACAGACGATAATGATGCTCGTTACACAGCTTACGCGAAAGCTCAAGCTTACTTGTTAGATGATGCTGTTGATATTCCTGTTGTATCTACAGGTGGTTCACCACGTGTATCTAAAGTTGTACCTTTTAGTGGTGCCTTTGCATGGGCGGGGGCTAAAGGTTCGCTCTCATATAAAGGAATGAAACTTCAAGACAAACCTGTTACGACAAAACAATACGAAAAAGCAAAAGAAAAATGGTTGAAAGCAAAGGCTAAATCAAACGCAGACTATGCTGAGAAATTAGCTGATCACGTTGAAAAATAA
- a CDS encoding cysteine desulfurase — MLDANHIKQDFNILDQLVNDEPLVYLDNAATTQKPTVVLEALRSYYETDNANVHRGIHTLAEHATSQYEASRQLVADFIKAKSSKEVIFTRGTTTSLNWVARFAEQVLTAGDEVLVSVMEHHANIIPWQQVCQKTGAKLVYAYLKHGQLDMTDLTQKLTSKTKFVSLAHVSNVLGCVNPIKEIAELVHANGAYLVVDGAQSIPHMPIDVGELDCDFFAFSAHKMYGPTGLGILYGKEELLHQMEPIEFGGEMIDFVYEQSATWKGLPWKFEAGTPHIAGVIGLAAAVSYLQDIGMIEVQAHEADLVSYILPKLRAIEGLTLYGPEQPENRAGVIAFNLDGLHPHDLATALDYEGIAVRAGHHCAQPLLSYLNVSATVRASFSLYNTREDCDRLVDAILKAKEFFNGTL; from the coding sequence TTGCTAGATGCAAATCACATCAAACAGGACTTTAACATTCTAGACCAATTGGTTAACGACGAGCCTCTTGTTTATTTGGATAATGCTGCCACCACACAGAAACCGACCGTTGTCCTAGAGGCTTTGCGTTCCTATTATGAAACAGATAATGCCAATGTTCACCGCGGGATTCACACCTTAGCGGAACATGCAACAAGTCAGTATGAGGCCAGTCGGCAACTTGTTGCAGATTTTATTAAGGCTAAGTCAAGCAAAGAAGTAATCTTCACTAGAGGCACAACAACCAGTCTCAACTGGGTGGCTCGCTTTGCTGAACAGGTTTTGACGGCAGGAGATGAGGTTTTGGTTTCAGTCATGGAACACCATGCCAATATTATTCCTTGGCAGCAAGTTTGTCAAAAAACAGGTGCTAAACTGGTTTATGCTTATTTAAAACATGGGCAGCTTGATATGACTGACTTGACACAGAAGTTAACCTCTAAAACAAAATTTGTTAGCCTAGCACATGTCTCAAATGTCCTGGGATGTGTTAACCCGATTAAGGAAATTGCAGAACTGGTCCATGCTAATGGAGCCTACTTGGTTGTGGACGGTGCTCAGTCAATCCCTCATATGCCAATTGACGTTGGAGAGCTGGATTGTGATTTCTTTGCTTTTTCAGCTCACAAAATGTACGGACCAACTGGCTTAGGCATTCTTTACGGCAAAGAAGAGCTTTTACATCAGATGGAGCCAATTGAATTTGGCGGCGAAATGATTGATTTTGTTTATGAGCAAAGTGCTACATGGAAAGGGTTGCCTTGGAAATTTGAAGCTGGCACTCCCCACATTGCAGGTGTAATTGGTTTAGCTGCAGCTGTCTCTTACTTACAAGACATTGGGATGATAGAAGTTCAGGCACATGAGGCAGACCTTGTCTCTTATATTTTACCTAAATTGCGCGCTATCGAAGGGCTCACGTTATATGGGCCAGAACAACCTGAGAATAGGGCAGGCGTAATTGCTTTTAATTTAGATGGCTTACATCCGCATGATTTAGCAACAGCCTTGGATTATGAAGGTATCGCGGTACGAGCTGGTCATCATTGTGCACAACCTTTACTGTCTTACTTAAATGTTTCAGCTACCGTGAGAGCTAGTTTCTCGCTTTATAATACCAGAGAAGATTGTGATCGCTTGGTTGATGCAATTCTAAAAGCAAAGGAGTTTTTCAATGGCACTCTCTAA